Within Celeribacter marinus, the genomic segment CATCATAGACCGACTGCGCCTTGGCAACATCGGCCTCCAGTCGCGCGATATCCTCAACACCGCCGTCAAGGGCGGCAAGTTTATCACGTAGCCCATCGGCAAAGGGGCCAAGCTCATCGGCGGCAATCCCGTGCTTTCGGGCCAAACCGCGAATAGCAAATAACCGCTCTTCAACGCCTTCCAACTCATGCGGATTGAACCGCAAACCTTCGATTGCGTCCTCAACACCGCCTTGCGCCTCGCCCAATTCATTGAGCGCACGCGCTAAGGCATCGATTGCCTCATCAAGCGCGCCATCAGCCTTTTCCGCCGCACCCTCAAGCCATTTGAGCGCGTCGACCAATTGCCCCTCACCCCCGTCATAGGACATGGCCTGATGGGCTTTGGCGACATCTACGGCAATCTTTTCGGCCTGCTGCATCCGGCGGCGCTCAGCATCGAGCACGGCCTCCTCGCCCGCTTGCGGGTCAAGTGTATCAAGCTCGCCCACAGCGTGGCGCAAGAACTCTTCTTCGTCCTTGAGCGCCGCTTGTTTGGCGCGCGCCGTTGCGAGGTCTTTTTGGGCAAGACTGAGTGTTTTCCACGCACCACGGGTCACGGTCAGGTGGTCGCCAAGATTGCCAAATTCGTCGAGGAGCACACGGTGGCCACGTGGATTGAGCAACCCGCGATCGTCATGCTGGCCGTGCAGTTCGACCAAGACATTCGACAAACGGCGCAGCATTTCGCCAGAAACACGGCGATCATTGACCCATGCCGTTTTACGACCGTCTTGAGCGTTGATCCGGCGCAAGATCAATTCACCGTCCTCGGCCTCGATATCCAGTTCGGCCAAAATCTCTTCGGCATCGTGACCGCGCGGCAGTTCGAACACCGCCGTCACCTCGCCCTGCTGCGCCCCCGCGCGCACCAAATCCGCGCGCCCACGCCAGCCAAGGACAAACCCGAGACTATCGAGCAAAATGGATTTGCCCGCGCCCGTCTCGCCCGTCAACACGTTGAGACCCGGTTGGAACGCAAGTTCCAAGCGGTCGATAATCAACATGTCACGAATATCGAGGTGCCTCAGCATGGGAAACCCACGTGCAGTGTTAGAGCCATTCGCCGCGGATCATTTGACGATACACAGCACCAAGCCAGTTGTTTTCGAACGCTTTTTCCTCAAGCCCTTTGCCAGACAACAACTTGTAGCTGTCTTCATACCACTGGGTTGAGCGATAGTTGTGGCCCAAAATTGCGGCTGCGGTCTGTGCCTCTTGCGTGAACCCAAGCGAGAGATAGCTTTCCACCAAACGGTGCAATGCCTCTGGCGTATGCTGTGTCGTCTGGAATTGCTCGACAACCACACGGAACCGGTTGGCCGCAGAGGTGTAATGCTTGCGCTTGAGGTAATAACGCCCGATTTCCATCTCTTTGGCGGCGAGGTGATCAAACGCCAAATCAAACTTCAAAACTGCGGAGCGCGCATATTCGCTATCTGGATATTGCTCGATCACAACACGCAGCGCGTTGAGCGCCTGAAAGGTCAAACCTTGGTCGCGGCCAACATCGTCGATCTGGTCATAATAAGACAGCGCAAGAAGGTATTGCGCGTAAGCGGCATCCTCATCGGCAGGATAGAAATCCATATACCGCTGTGCGGACACACGTGCATTCTCGTAGTCACGATCACGGTGGTAGGAAAACGCTTGCATGATCAACGCGCGCTTGGCCCAGTCGGAATAGGGATAGAGGCGTTCAACTTCGGAAAAATAGCGCGCCGCGTCGCCAAAATCGTTTTGACTAATTTCGTATTCAGCGCGTTTGTAAATCTCGTCGGCCGGATAGCCCTCAAGGTCACGCTCGGGGGCGCGGTTGCCACAGGCCGAAAGCAGAAGTGCGAAAGACACGCCCAACCCCAGTTTTAGCCCAACTTTCAGACTGCGATGCGTTTTTGCCGCCATGAAAGGTCCTACCCTTGCCAATTCACCAACCCTTTTTACGGGGCTTACCTTGCTTCCTAGCACAGAAAATTTCCGTGCAAAATGTCTTTGCGCGGAAATTATGTCACATACGCGGTATGGCGCGATGTTTGTGCGCCACGCAACGGTCGATCACCAAAAATCAGGGGAGATTAGGCGCACACCGCCAGATCAGAGCGGGTCACACCCGCGCCGGGCAAACGGGCGGCGGTTTTTGCATCCACAGTCACAAAGGCCCACGCGCCCTTAGTCGCAAATAACTTGCGCAATAGCGCATTCGTCATCGCATGACCGGCCTTTTGACCAACATAGCGCCCCAAAACAGGCGCACCCGCCAGATACAAATCACCAAGCGCGTCGAGCATTTTGTGGCGTACAGGCTCATCGTCACGGCGCAGACCGCCCGGACTTAGAACCGCGTCACCATCCACGACAACCGCGTTTTCAAACGTACCGCCCAAAGCGAGACCATTTTGGCGCATCACATCCACATCTGACTTGCGACAAAAGGTGCGGCAATCAGACAATTCGCGCACGAATGCGCCATTGGCCATGCTCAACCGCTTGCCCTGAACGCCAATCGCGGCGTCATCAAAGTCGATGTGAAAATCGATTTCCATCGTGTCCGCAGGCTCCAAACGCGCAACCGCGTCCCCCTGTTCGATCACAACCGGTTTCAACACTTTGAGAACCCGTGCCGGTCCGTCTTGTTGCGCGAGGCCAGAGGACAACAGCTTTTCCACAAACGGCGCCGCAGAGCCATCAAGGATCGGAACCTCAGGGCCATCAACCGAGACAACCGCGTTATTGACGCCCAGTCCCGCCAATGCCGCCATAATATGCTCAACCGTAGAGAGCGTCACGCCATCCTCATTGCGCATCAATGTACACAACTGCGAGGGCACAACGTGATCCCACCGCGCCGCAATTTCGCAGGCACGATCATCCGCAACATCCGCAGCCACATCAGAACGCACAAACGTAATGCCCGCATTCACCCGAGCAGGCGATACCACCATGCGCACAGGCGCACCGGAGTGAAGTCCCACTCCATCGAATATCACTGGTTTAACGAGCGTTGTTTGCACTGCGTGCCTCTGATCTAGGGGTCGTAATAACGGTCTGCGGGGCGCGCAATACGGAACCCGCTTTATATTAGCCAGCAATTTACAGTGGGCCGCCAACCGCCTCAACACACAGATTGTAACGGTTTGTAACAGTCGACACCCAAGACACGCGAAAAACAGCCAATAAGATTTCTGCAGCGCGGCAATGTGTTGATTAATAAAGAAAAAGGCCCGCAACAGCGGACCTTTTCAATACTAATTTATCCGTGATTATGACCCAACGTTATGCACACGATAGAGCCAGAAATCACTCCACTATCAGTTCGCCTGACGGCGCAAGAACGCGGGAATTTCGATTTTATCTTGTTCCGCTGCGACCTCTTGGTCCTCATCGTAGCCTTGATGTGTTTGCGTTTGTGGCTGACGCTGTGGCGCCGCCCCAAAACGCGGCTGCTGCGCGTGTGGCTTAGGGGCAGCAGGACGGGCCTGCTCTTCTGCGCCATGACCTGTCATCCGACCAATCAACGAGTTAATCCCGAACCGACCCTGCTTTTGCTCGGGCTCTGGTGCGGCTTGGCGCACTTGTGGTGCGGGCTGGCGCGACACGGCGGCTTGCAAACGTGCAAGTGTTTCGGGCGCAGGGCTTCCGGCTGGCGCAGCTTGTGGCGCAACATAGGCCTCGGCAGCATGGTCATACTGTGCGTGCTGGTGAACCGGCGCATGCGCGGCGGGCTGCGCAGGGGCAGGCTGATACGCGGGCGCAGGTAGATCGTCGGAGGTATCCGCAACATGGGTGTGCGGCTCATAGGACGACTGAGGCTCGAACACATCAAAGCTGGGCTGAACAGGAGCCTGAGCGGCGACAGGGGCCTCAACGGGCGCTGCGGCCACAGGAGCCTCGACCTCAACTTGTGGCGCAAGTGGCTCGGACAAACGGCGACGCGGAACAGGCGTTTCGGCCAGATTTGTGTTGGCGTCGATGCCTGTAGCAACAACAGACACGCGCATCGCACCTTCGAGGGTTGGGTCCATTGTGGAGCCAACAATGATGTTTGCGTCTGGATCGACCTCTTCGCGAATACGGTTCGCCGCCTCGTCCAGTTCGAACAAGGTGAGATCGGCACCGCCGGTAATGTTGATAAGAACGCCACGTGCGCCTTTGAGCGAGATTTCGTCCAACAGCGGGTTTGCAATGGCTTTCTCTGCGGCTTGGATCGCGCGATCTTCGCCCGATGCTTCGCCTGTGCCCATCATGGCTTTGCCCATTTCGTCCATGACAGCGCGCACATCGGCAAAGTCGAGGTTGATCAGGCCGGGACGAACCATAAGGTCAGTCACACCCTTAACGCCTTGATACAGAACATCGTCGGCCATGGAGAAGGCTTCGGTAAACGTTGTTTTTTCATTGGCCAGACGGAACAGGTTCTGGTTCGGGATGATGATCAGTGTGTCGACCATCTTTTGCAATTGCTCCACGCCCTCTTCGGCCTGACGCATGCGCTTAGCACCCTCAAACTGGAACGGCTTGGTCACAACACCAACGGTCAAAACGCCAAGCTCACGTGCGGCCTGAGCAATGATCGGCGCGGCACCTGTGCCCGTACCCCCACCCATACCGGCGGTGATGAAACACATGTGAGCACCCGCAAGGTGGTCAACGATTGTTTCAATGCTTTCTTCAGCAGCGGCCGCACCAACGGATGCACGCGCTCCTGCGCCCAATCCTTCGGTGACCTTGACGCCCATCTGTATTTTCGCGGTGGATTTGGAATGCGACAGCGCTTGCGCGTCCGTATTCGCCACGACGAACTCAACACCCTCAAGCGCCTTTTCGATCATGTTGTTGACCGCGTTGCCACCGGCACCGCCGACTCCAAACACCGTAATTTTAGGTTTCAAGTCGTCCCGCTCGGGCATCGTGAGATTCAAAGCCATGATCTACCGCCTGCTTTATTGTTGTCGCGCGCCGATGCTTTTGCCAACGTCACGATATGAATATACCCACCCCTGAATCGGGGCATAGTTAACCTTTTCCACTCTAAACTTAGTCGATTTCGCTTGCCGCGTCACCCAAAAAACACAGTTTGAGCACAAAATATGGGGGCAATATTGCAAATTTAGGCGGGATTTTGCGCACAACACGAGATTTAGGCGGCCCTAGGGTCAACAAATACCACAATTAGCGCGCAAAATATCACTGCGCCGCCACAAGGGCACACGTGCATTACAGATCACAACCTTAACGTTGGTCCTAAATGTGGAGGCACTGCTCGGTGCCGTCTTGTTATATCGGTGTCGTTGCACCTGCCGTTTGCGCAAGACTAACAGGCAAAATCAGCCGTGTGAACCGCCCTTTTACAGCGACCTCACCAGTTTTCTTTAAACCACCGCACAGCGCGTTTGAGAGAGCGCGCGGGATAGCTATCAACTGGCACCTCAAAATCCCACCACTCGTCTTGCGGATGCGCAGCAAATAGGCACAACCCAACAGCGGAGGCAAAGGCCGCGCCAGTGGCCGCTTGTGGCAAGCCTTGCACACGCAATGGACGCCCGATGCGCACCTGCTGGCCCAGAATTTTCGGTGCGAGGGTTTCAAGACCGGGGATTTGGCTGCCCCCGCCTGTCAGCACGATCTGCTGTGACGGTAGGTGCTCAAAGCCCGCAGCATCCAGACGCTCACGCACCCCTTCGAGGATTTCCTCAACCCGCGGGCGCATAATGGCAATGAGGTCAGAGCGCGACACGGTGCGGCGGTCTTTGTCCCAATCGCCGCTATCACCCCCCACTTCGATCATTTCACGGTCATCCATGCCCGTGGCATGAACGCCGCCGTAGAATGTCTTGATCCGTTCCGCCGTGGCCGTGGGAATTTGTAGACCCATCGCAATATCGGAGGTGACATGTTCGCCGCCCATCCGCACGCTATCCGCATAGATCATGTGTTTTTTCATGAAGATCGACACATCGGTCGACCCGCCGCCAAGATCAACACAGGCCGCGCCAAGCTCTTGTTCGTCCTCAACCAACGCCGAGATGCCTGAAACATAAGCGCCAGACGCGAGGCCCGCCACTTCGAGATCACAACGCTTAATGCAATAAAGCAGGTTTTGAATGGTGGCGCTGTCAACGGTGAGCATATGCATATCACACGCAAGCGTTTGGCCAATCTGGCCGCGCGGGTCGCCCAAGCCAGAGCGATGGTCTAGCGCAAAGTTGA encodes:
- the recN gene encoding DNA repair protein RecN codes for the protein MLRHLDIRDMLIIDRLELAFQPGLNVLTGETGAGKSILLDSLGFVLGWRGRADLVRAGAQQGEVTAVFELPRGHDAEEILAELDIEAEDGELILRRINAQDGRKTAWVNDRRVSGEMLRRLSNVLVELHGQHDDRGLLNPRGHRVLLDEFGNLGDHLTVTRGAWKTLSLAQKDLATARAKQAALKDEEEFLRHAVGELDTLDPQAGEEAVLDAERRRMQQAEKIAVDVAKAHQAMSYDGGEGQLVDALKWLEGAAEKADGALDEAIDALARALNELGEAQGGVEDAIEGLRFNPHELEGVEERLFAIRGLARKHGIAADELGPFADGLRDKLAALDGGVEDIARLEADVAKAQSVYDAAAADLTAARSAAAARLDGQMGDELAPLKMERAVFTTDVTQSDAGPDGRDIVAFTVATNPGAPAGPLNKIASGGELSRFLLALKVCLTRDQTGVTMIFDEIDRGVGGATADAVGRRLKALAGEGQVLVVTHSPQVAALGGHHWRVAKRVENEVTLSEVTPMIGDDRVMEVARMLSGDTITEAAREAAKSLLEM
- a CDS encoding outer membrane protein assembly factor BamD — encoded protein: MAAKTHRSLKVGLKLGLGVSFALLLSACGNRAPERDLEGYPADEIYKRAEYEISQNDFGDAARYFSEVERLYPYSDWAKRALIMQAFSYHRDRDYENARVSAQRYMDFYPADEDAAYAQYLLALSYYDQIDDVGRDQGLTFQALNALRVVIEQYPDSEYARSAVLKFDLAFDHLAAKEMEIGRYYLKRKHYTSAANRFRVVVEQFQTTQHTPEALHRLVESYLSLGFTQEAQTAAAILGHNYRSTQWYEDSYKLLSGKGLEEKAFENNWLGAVYRQMIRGEWL
- the lpxC gene encoding UDP-3-O-acyl-N-acetylglucosamine deacetylase, which translates into the protein MQTTLVKPVIFDGVGLHSGAPVRMVVSPARVNAGITFVRSDVAADVADDRACEIAARWDHVVPSQLCTLMRNEDGVTLSTVEHIMAALAGLGVNNAVVSVDGPEVPILDGSAAPFVEKLLSSGLAQQDGPARVLKVLKPVVIEQGDAVARLEPADTMEIDFHIDFDDAAIGVQGKRLSMANGAFVRELSDCRTFCRKSDVDVMRQNGLALGGTFENAVVVDGDAVLSPGGLRRDDEPVRHKMLDALGDLYLAGAPVLGRYVGQKAGHAMTNALLRKLFATKGAWAFVTVDAKTAARLPGAGVTRSDLAVCA
- the ftsZ gene encoding cell division protein FtsZ, with product MALNLTMPERDDLKPKITVFGVGGAGGNAVNNMIEKALEGVEFVVANTDAQALSHSKSTAKIQMGVKVTEGLGAGARASVGAAAAEESIETIVDHLAGAHMCFITAGMGGGTGTGAAPIIAQAARELGVLTVGVVTKPFQFEGAKRMRQAEEGVEQLQKMVDTLIIIPNQNLFRLANEKTTFTEAFSMADDVLYQGVKGVTDLMVRPGLINLDFADVRAVMDEMGKAMMGTGEASGEDRAIQAAEKAIANPLLDEISLKGARGVLINITGGADLTLFELDEAANRIREEVDPDANIIVGSTMDPTLEGAMRVSVVATGIDANTNLAETPVPRRRLSEPLAPQVEVEAPVAAAPVEAPVAAQAPVQPSFDVFEPQSSYEPHTHVADTSDDLPAPAYQPAPAQPAAHAPVHQHAQYDHAAEAYVAPQAAPAGSPAPETLARLQAAVSRQPAPQVRQAAPEPEQKQGRFGINSLIGRMTGHGAEEQARPAAPKPHAQQPRFGAAPQRQPQTQTHQGYDEDQEVAAEQDKIEIPAFLRRQAN
- the ftsA gene encoding cell division protein FtsA, with amino-acid sequence MTDLYAAQRAMRNMRNAALQRGVVAILDVGTSKIACLVLRFDGDRFAGSEGVGSMAGQSSFRVIGAATTRSRGVRFGEIDAMSETERAIRTAVQAAQKMAQTRVDHVIACFSGGAPRSYGLDGQVEVDGNIVSEQDVARVLAACDQPDYGAHREVLHAQPVNFALDHRSGLGDPRGQIGQTLACDMHMLTVDSATIQNLLYCIKRCDLEVAGLASGAYVSGISALVEDEQELGAACVDLGGGSTDVSIFMKKHMIYADSVRMGGEHVTSDIAMGLQIPTATAERIKTFYGGVHATGMDDREMIEVGGDSGDWDKDRRTVSRSDLIAIMRPRVEEILEGVRERLDAAGFEHLPSQQIVLTGGGSQIPGLETLAPKILGQQVRIGRPLRVQGLPQAATGAAFASAVGLCLFAAHPQDEWWDFEVPVDSYPARSLKRAVRWFKENW